A genome region from Sphingorhabdus sp. SMR4y includes the following:
- a CDS encoding cytochrome c1 → MVRIIGILVGLFFSGWLLVSFALGAKEYISNPPAETAEHAFHQEPKDISFTSDGPLGKFDRQQLQRGFQVYKEVCAACHSLRLVAFRNLAEIGYNEDEVKAIAANWPIQSPDVDPDTGEMTTRASLPADKFPKPFANNVAAAAANNNAIPPDLSLITKAREGGAPYVYSLLTGYQNPPANLPEANQPGPGLHYNPYFANLNLAMAPPLAAADMVSYSDGTNASIDQMAEDVTAFLIWTAEPKLEERHQTGWAVLAFLLIATILAYLSYRTIWADVKAEKKKKA, encoded by the coding sequence ATGGTAAGAATTATCGGAATATTGGTTGGTCTGTTCTTTTCAGGCTGGCTCCTGGTCTCTTTTGCATTGGGTGCAAAAGAATATATCTCCAATCCGCCTGCGGAAACCGCTGAACATGCGTTCCATCAGGAACCGAAGGATATCTCCTTCACATCAGACGGTCCGCTGGGCAAATTTGATCGCCAGCAACTGCAACGTGGCTTTCAGGTCTACAAGGAAGTCTGCGCAGCCTGCCACTCGCTCCGTCTGGTCGCATTCCGCAACCTTGCAGAAATCGGCTATAACGAAGATGAAGTGAAAGCCATTGCCGCCAACTGGCCGATTCAGTCTCCGGATGTTGATCCGGACACCGGAGAAATGACCACGCGAGCATCGCTGCCTGCCGACAAATTCCCGAAACCGTTCGCCAACAATGTTGCGGCTGCCGCTGCCAACAACAACGCGATCCCGCCTGATCTTTCGCTGATCACCAAGGCGCGTGAAGGTGGAGCACCTTATGTCTATTCGCTCCTGACCGGTTATCAGAACCCGCCGGCCAACCTGCCGGAAGCAAACCAGCCGGGGCCGGGACTGCATTACAATCCCTATTTCGCGAACCTGAACCTCGCGATGGCACCACCACTGGCCGCCGCAGACATGGTCAGCTATTCCGATGGCACCAACGCAAGCATCGATCAGATGGCTGAAGACGTGACCGCCTTCCTGATCTGGACGGCAGAGCCAAAGCTTGAAGAGCGGCATCAGACCGGATGGGCGGTTCTCGCTTTCCTGCTGATCGCGACGATCCTCGCCTATCTGTCCTACCGGACGATCTGGGCCGACGTGAAAGCGGAAAAGAAGAAGAAAGCCTGA
- the queC gene encoding 7-cyano-7-deazaguanine synthase QueC produces MTSESKTAIILLSGGLDSMVSAAIAAEQGYRLIALTVDYNQRHKVELQSARTIAAKLDVAEHIILPLDLSRFGGSALTADIDVPKSGVTDDIPVTYVPARNLIFLSLTLGLAEARDARDIFIGVNALDYSGYPDCRPEFIQGFERLADLATKAGDQGSGFTIRTPLQHMSKADIASEAIRLGLDPAWSWSCYDPTEDGLPCGLCDSCRLRQKGFEEAGIIDPTRYATL; encoded by the coding sequence ATGACTTCCGAATCGAAAACAGCGATCATTTTATTGTCCGGCGGACTGGACTCGATGGTATCTGCGGCAATCGCCGCCGAACAAGGCTATCGCCTTATCGCTCTCACCGTCGATTATAACCAGCGGCACAAGGTCGAGCTGCAATCGGCCCGGACCATCGCAGCGAAACTCGATGTAGCGGAACATATCATTCTCCCGCTCGACCTGAGCCGCTTTGGCGGATCGGCACTGACAGCGGATATCGATGTGCCGAAATCCGGAGTGACCGACGATATTCCGGTGACCTATGTTCCCGCGCGCAACCTCATATTCCTGTCGCTGACCCTCGGCCTGGCGGAGGCAAGAGACGCCCGTGATATATTCATCGGCGTGAACGCGTTGGACTATTCCGGCTATCCGGACTGCCGTCCTGAATTCATTCAGGGGTTCGAACGTCTTGCCGATCTCGCGACCAAGGCCGGAGATCAGGGCAGCGGCTTCACAATCCGGACCCCCCTGCAGCATATGAGCAAGGCTGACATTGCCAGCGAGGCAATCCGGCTCGGGCTGGACCCGGCGTGGAGCTGGTCCTGCTATGACCCGACCGAAGATGGTCTTCCCTGCGGTCTGTGCGACAGCTGCCGGTTGCGACAAAAGGGTTTTGAAGAGGCCGGAATCATCGATCCGACCCGATACGCAACATTATGA
- a CDS encoding GNAT family N-acetyltransferase, with protein MPARAVPAGHVATIISHLEMLDKPVLPKLASSLHLERWNCPDAEEYCTLFRKVGEPWMWISRLLLDRDALIAIIHDPAVEISLVRDGSHAVVGFIELDFRLPGECEIAFFGLVPAMNGKGHGHWMMNQALAMAWREAIGRVWLHTCTLDSPRALPFYLQCGFRIFRQEIDMMEDPRVTGHLAESAAPHVPILK; from the coding sequence ATGCCGGCTCGGGCCGTTCCGGCAGGCCATGTTGCCACCATCATTTCCCATCTGGAGATGCTGGACAAGCCTGTCCTGCCCAAATTGGCATCGAGCCTTCATCTCGAACGCTGGAATTGTCCTGACGCAGAAGAATATTGCACGCTGTTCCGAAAGGTCGGCGAACCTTGGATGTGGATATCACGGCTGTTGCTGGACCGGGACGCGCTGATCGCCATTATCCATGATCCGGCGGTGGAAATTTCGCTGGTCCGGGACGGGAGCCATGCAGTCGTCGGCTTTATCGAGCTGGATTTCCGGCTGCCGGGCGAATGCGAGATCGCCTTTTTCGGACTGGTCCCCGCAATGAACGGCAAAGGCCACGGTCACTGGATGATGAACCAGGCGCTGGCGATGGCATGGCGGGAGGCTATTGGCCGGGTCTGGCTGCATACCTGCACCCTGGATTCCCCCCGTGCCCTGCCCTTTTACCTGCAATGCGGCTTCCGTATATTCAGACAAGAGATCGACATGATGGAAGACCCGCGCGTGACCGGCCATTTGGCGGAGTCCGCCGCGCCGCACGTGCCGATATTGAAATAG
- the petA gene encoding ubiquinol-cytochrome c reductase iron-sulfur subunit: protein MATVETADTAVAEEGGVRRRDFINIAAVSFAGAGAVATVFPLVNQMNPSADVLALSSIEVDISAIETGQAIKTSWRKQPIFIRNLTEAEIAEANAVDAAGLRDPESLADRTTPGKENWLITLGVCTHLGCVPLGAAQGEIKGEFGGYFCPCHGSHYDTAARIRKGPAPTNLVVPEHEFLSDTVVKIG from the coding sequence ATGGCAACGGTTGAAACAGCTGATACGGCAGTCGCAGAAGAAGGCGGCGTTCGCCGCCGGGACTTTATCAATATAGCAGCAGTGAGCTTCGCTGGTGCCGGGGCGGTGGCGACGGTTTTTCCGTTGGTGAACCAGATGAACCCGAGCGCCGATGTTCTCGCCCTGTCATCGATCGAAGTAGACATTTCCGCGATTGAGACCGGACAGGCGATCAAGACCAGCTGGCGCAAGCAGCCGATTTTCATCCGCAACCTGACAGAAGCGGAAATCGCTGAAGCAAACGCGGTAGATGCTGCGGGCTTGCGTGACCCGGAAAGCCTCGCCGACCGGACCACTCCGGGCAAGGAAAACTGGCTGATTACTCTCGGCGTTTGCACCCACCTCGGCTGCGTTCCGCTCGGTGCAGCACAGGGTGAAATCAAAGGCGAATTTGGCGGCTATTTCTGCCCGTGCCACGGATCGCATTACGATACCGCAGCCCGCATTCGCAAAGGCCCGGCTCCAACAAATCTTGTGGTTCCGGAACATGAATTCCTATCAGATACTGTCGTGAAAATCGGCTAA
- the glpD gene encoding glycerol-3-phosphate dehydrogenase yields MYDLAIIGGGINGVGIARDAAGRGLKVLLVERDDLASHTSSASTKLVHGGLRYLEHYEFNLVRKALKEREVLLRAAPHIIWPMRFVLPVDEGMRPAWLLRLGLFLYDHLGGREILPGTSSLNLLRDRRGDPLQKRLRKAFAYSDCWVEDARLVSLTARDAADRGAEIRTRTECVGLDRAADHWNIDISQNGERSTEQARVLVNAAGPWVDPITALYDRSNHAAKLRLVKGSHIVVKRKYQGDHSYIFQNRDGRIIFAIPYEGEHTLIGTTDQPWSYAEGDATISDSEIDYLCDAASEYFVKPVNRDDIQWTYSGVRPLYDDHSRSAATVTRDYVFDYDRDNGAPVLSIFGGKITTYRVLALQAIRTLADALDVQSNDWTKEAPLPGGDFRPEGFDALVDQFEERWTFIDRSILHRLVRAYGTDTAIMLADVRKAADLGQYFAAGLYEFELRWLIDREFARTAEDILWRRSKLGLHMTTTEQQAVARWFDQQQPIS; encoded by the coding sequence ATGTACGATTTGGCAATCATTGGCGGCGGCATCAACGGCGTCGGAATTGCCCGCGATGCAGCGGGCAGGGGGCTGAAAGTCCTGCTGGTCGAGCGCGACGATCTCGCTTCGCATACGTCCTCCGCGAGCACCAAGCTGGTCCATGGCGGCCTGCGCTATCTCGAACATTACGAATTCAACCTTGTCCGCAAGGCGCTCAAGGAACGGGAAGTCCTGCTCCGCGCTGCGCCGCATATCATCTGGCCAATGCGCTTCGTGCTGCCGGTCGACGAGGGCATGCGTCCGGCCTGGCTGCTGCGGCTCGGCCTGTTCCTCTATGACCATCTGGGCGGCCGCGAGATTTTGCCGGGCACCTCGAGCCTCAATCTGCTCCGGGACCGCCGCGGTGATCCATTGCAGAAACGTCTCAGGAAAGCTTTTGCCTATTCCGACTGCTGGGTCGAGGACGCCCGGCTGGTGTCGCTCACTGCCCGCGATGCGGCTGACCGGGGCGCCGAAATCCGGACGCGCACGGAATGCGTCGGGCTGGACCGGGCCGCGGATCACTGGAATATAGATATCAGCCAGAATGGCGAGCGCAGCACCGAGCAGGCCAGGGTACTGGTGAACGCAGCCGGCCCCTGGGTCGATCCGATCACGGCGCTCTACGACCGCAGCAACCACGCCGCCAAATTGCGACTGGTCAAAGGCAGCCATATCGTTGTGAAGCGGAAATATCAGGGCGACCACAGCTATATTTTCCAGAACAGGGACGGGCGCATCATCTTTGCCATTCCCTATGAGGGCGAACACACGCTTATCGGCACCACCGACCAGCCATGGAGCTATGCCGAAGGCGACGCGACAATCAGCGACAGCGAAATTGACTATCTTTGCGATGCCGCCAGCGAATATTTCGTAAAACCCGTTAACCGCGACGATATCCAGTGGACCTATTCCGGTGTCCGGCCGCTATATGACGACCATAGCCGTAGTGCCGCCACGGTCACCCGCGATTATGTTTTTGATTATGACCGGGACAACGGCGCGCCGGTTCTCTCGATCTTTGGTGGCAAGATAACCACCTATCGCGTGCTGGCCCTGCAGGCGATCCGGACGCTCGCGGACGCGCTCGATGTCCAGAGCAATGACTGGACGAAAGAAGCGCCGCTGCCCGGCGGCGATTTCCGTCCCGAAGGCTTCGATGCGCTCGTCGACCAATTTGAAGAGCGCTGGACCTTTATCGACCGCTCCATATTACACCGGTTGGTCCGGGCTTATGGCACCGATACAGCCATCATGCTGGCAGATGTCCGGAAGGCAGCGGACCTGGGACAATATTTTGCCGCCGGCCTCTACGAGTTCGAGCTCCGCTGGCTGATCGACCGGGAATTTGCGCGCACCGCCGAGGACATTCTCTGGCGCCGGTCAAAACTGGGATTGCATATGACAACGACCGAACAGCAGGCCGTCGCCCGGTGGTTCGATCAACAGCAGCCCATTTCATAG
- the glpK gene encoding glycerol kinase GlpK codes for MAAQHILVIDEGTTSTRAMLFGFDGKLQGSQQEALTQYYPAPGLVEHDATEIWDKTLSCCQKMIEKAGGADKIAAIGITNQRETVVAWDKRSGEPLGRAIVWQDRRTADQCDKLKADGLEPMVQKKTGLLLDPYFSGSKIGWMLENWPDVRAAGDNLAFGTIESYLIYRLTGGQHVTDASNASRTMLMALDSDDWDDELLALFNIPRKALPQIVDCAGTLGTTASSLFGSPIAICGSAGDQQAATIGQACLDVGQTKATFGTGAFILTNSGETAPRSDNRLLSTVLYQYQGKRVYALEGSVFVAGSLMQWLRDDIGLLKFAGESEELARSVDDNGGVYLVPALSGLGAPHWRADATATISGFSFASKKAHIARAALESMAYQCHDLKTAFSADGVDWQNLRIDGGMVANDWMVQDLADILDITVERPEFFETTALGAAMLAAVGCGIHASLEAAATMISGLDVHEPAIDAETRELRLAGWRQAINSVLAS; via the coding sequence ATGGCGGCACAGCATATTTTGGTCATCGATGAAGGCACAACCTCGACGCGGGCGATGCTGTTCGGTTTCGACGGCAAGCTGCAGGGATCGCAGCAGGAAGCGCTGACACAATATTACCCGGCGCCAGGACTGGTCGAGCATGATGCGACTGAAATCTGGGACAAAACATTGAGTTGCTGCCAGAAAATGATCGAGAAAGCGGGGGGAGCCGACAAGATTGCGGCAATCGGGATCACCAACCAGCGCGAAACGGTCGTCGCCTGGGACAAGAGATCGGGCGAACCGCTCGGCCGGGCGATTGTCTGGCAGGACCGCCGCACCGCCGACCAATGCGACAAGCTGAAAGCGGATGGCCTCGAGCCGATGGTGCAGAAAAAGACCGGCTTGCTGCTCGACCCCTATTTCTCCGGCAGCAAGATCGGCTGGATGCTGGAAAACTGGCCCGACGTACGGGCCGCAGGCGATAATCTCGCCTTCGGAACGATCGAATCCTATCTCATCTACCGGCTGACCGGCGGCCAGCATGTAACCGACGCCAGCAACGCGAGCAGAACGATGCTGATGGCGCTCGATTCCGATGACTGGGATGACGAGTTGCTCGCGCTTTTCAACATTCCCCGAAAAGCCCTTCCGCAAATTGTCGACTGTGCGGGAACGCTGGGGACCACGGCATCCAGCCTGTTCGGCAGCCCGATCGCGATTTGCGGATCGGCCGGTGACCAGCAGGCTGCGACCATTGGTCAGGCCTGTCTCGATGTCGGCCAGACAAAGGCGACCTTCGGCACCGGTGCCTTCATCCTGACCAACAGCGGCGAAACCGCACCCCGGTCGGACAACCGCCTGCTGTCTACCGTCCTGTATCAATATCAGGGCAAGAGGGTGTACGCTCTTGAAGGGTCTGTGTTCGTGGCCGGGAGCCTGATGCAATGGCTGCGCGACGATATCGGCTTGCTGAAATTTGCCGGAGAGAGCGAGGAACTGGCCCGGTCGGTGGATGACAATGGCGGGGTCTATCTGGTCCCTGCCCTGTCTGGCCTGGGAGCGCCGCATTGGCGCGCCGATGCGACGGCGACCATCTCGGGTTTCAGCTTTGCATCGAAAAAGGCCCATATCGCCCGTGCTGCGCTCGAGTCGATGGCCTATCAATGCCATGACCTGAAAACCGCTTTTTCCGCTGACGGAGTCGATTGGCAGAATCTGCGGATTGATGGCGGCATGGTGGCGAATGACTGGATGGTGCAGGATCTCGCCGATATTCTAGACATTACGGTCGAGCGGCCGGAGTTTTTCGAAACCACGGCGCTCGGCGCTGCGATGCTGGCGGCGGTTGGCTGCGGCATTCATGCCTCGCTCGAAGCCGCGGCGACGATGATTTCGGGGCTCGACGTGCACGAACCGGCGATCGACGCCGAAACCAGAGAATTGCGTCTGGCCGGATGGCGACAGGCGATCAATTCGGTGCTGGCCAGCTAG
- the lipB gene encoding lipoyl(octanoyl) transferase LipB has protein sequence MTAPNDIEWRVAPQKIEYPDALAEMERRNAAVQAGDARELIWLLEHPPLYTAGTSSDPAELLSQTFPVYETGRGGRHTYHGPGQRVGYVILNLKKRNADVRGFVHALEDWVIAALAEFGVAARAVEGRVGIWCDTPDGQEAKIGAIGIRIRKWVTMHGFSVNIDPDLSHFGGIVPCGISEYPVTSLAQLGIAIKLQEFDEALQKTAGAFLKAIDHG, from the coding sequence ATGACTGCTCCCAATGACATTGAATGGCGCGTCGCGCCGCAAAAGATCGAATATCCCGACGCGCTCGCCGAAATGGAACGGCGCAACGCCGCGGTTCAGGCCGGCGATGCGCGGGAACTGATCTGGCTGCTCGAGCATCCGCCGCTCTATACGGCCGGCACCAGTTCCGATCCCGCAGAACTGCTCAGCCAGACCTTTCCCGTATATGAGACCGGGCGCGGCGGTCGCCATACCTATCATGGTCCGGGGCAGCGTGTCGGCTATGTCATTCTCAATCTGAAGAAACGCAATGCCGACGTGCGCGGTTTCGTCCATGCCCTTGAAGACTGGGTGATCGCCGCGCTCGCTGAATTTGGCGTGGCGGCGCGCGCGGTGGAAGGCCGGGTCGGAATCTGGTGCGACACGCCGGATGGTCAGGAAGCCAAGATCGGAGCGATCGGCATCCGGATCCGCAAATGGGTGACAATGCACGGCTTTTCGGTGAATATTGACCCCGACCTCAGCCATTTCGGCGGGATCGTGCCCTGCGGGATCAGCGAATATCCCGTTACCAGTCTCGCTCAACTGGGCATCGCAATAAAGCTTCAGGAGTTTGACGAGGCGTTGCAAAAAACGGCTGGCGCTTTCCTCAAGGCAATTGATCACGGCTGA
- the hemF gene encoding oxygen-dependent coproporphyrinogen oxidase — translation MTNSLDGQQLTAQTWFKDLRDQICAEFEKIESEAGSDATFDYIPWDRQNPDGSPGGGGTQGLMKGKIFEKVGVNISTVDGVFSEEFQAQINGAEEDPRFFATGISLVAHMTNPHVPNVHMNTRFLCTTKRWFGGGADLNPAIVYDDDTEEFHARLRSACAPHNPEYYPRFKKWADDYFYIPHRKVHRGVGGIFYDHIELDKGTDFDRHFAFTQDVGRAFLDIFPKLVRKRMDREWTEEEKQRQLEWRGRYAEFNLVYDRGTTFGLKTGGNVDAILMSLPPEAKWV, via the coding sequence ATGACCAATTCATTGGACGGCCAGCAGCTTACGGCGCAGACATGGTTCAAGGATCTGCGGGACCAGATATGCGCCGAATTCGAGAAGATTGAGTCGGAAGCCGGCAGCGATGCGACGTTCGACTATATACCCTGGGACAGGCAGAATCCCGATGGCTCGCCGGGCGGTGGCGGCACGCAGGGCCTGATGAAGGGGAAGATATTCGAGAAGGTCGGGGTAAATATTTCCACGGTGGACGGCGTGTTCAGCGAAGAATTTCAGGCCCAGATCAACGGCGCTGAAGAGGATCCGCGTTTCTTTGCGACCGGAATCAGTCTGGTCGCGCATATGACCAACCCTCATGTACCCAATGTCCATATGAACACGCGGTTCCTGTGCACGACCAAACGCTGGTTTGGCGGAGGCGCCGATCTCAACCCGGCTATTGTCTACGATGATGACACCGAAGAATTCCACGCGAGGCTGCGGTCGGCATGCGCGCCGCATAATCCCGAATATTATCCGCGTTTCAAGAAATGGGCGGACGACTATTTTTACATCCCTCACCGCAAGGTCCATCGCGGTGTCGGCGGGATTTTCTACGACCATATCGAACTCGACAAGGGTACGGACTTTGACCGGCATTTTGCTTTTACCCAGGATGTCGGGCGGGCATTTCTCGATATATTTCCCAAGCTTGTGCGCAAGCGCATGGACAGGGAATGGACCGAAGAAGAAAAGCAGCGGCAGCTGGAATGGCGGGGTCGCTACGCCGAATTCAATCTGGTTTATGACCGGGGCACGACATTTGGCCTGAAGACCGGCGGTAATGTCGATGCGATCCTGATGAGTCTGCCGCCCGAAGCGAAATGGGTCTGA
- a CDS encoding tRNA (cytidine(34)-2'-O)-methyltransferase, protein MRIALYQPEIAGNLGTILRTCACLDVPVDIIEPCGFPFSDRSLRRAGMDYFDHVDFTRHADWDAFRASVDSRESRIILLSSKADAPHFEFAYRQDDILLFGSEGSGVPLTVHEQCDGRITIPMRPGMRSLNLAVSAGMALGEALRQTGRFPK, encoded by the coding sequence ATGAGAATAGCATTGTATCAACCCGAGATTGCGGGAAATTTGGGAACAATATTAAGGACTTGTGCCTGCCTGGACGTCCCGGTCGACATCATAGAACCCTGTGGTTTTCCGTTCAGCGACCGCAGTTTGCGACGCGCCGGAATGGATTATTTCGATCATGTCGATTTTACCCGCCACGCCGACTGGGATGCATTTCGCGCAAGTGTTGATTCCCGTGAATCGAGGATTATCCTGCTATCCAGCAAGGCGGACGCCCCGCATTTCGAATTTGCCTATCGGCAGGATGATATCCTTTTGTTCGGATCGGAGGGATCAGGGGTTCCCCTTACTGTACATGAGCAATGCGATGGGCGAATCACGATCCCGATGAGACCCGGCATGCGCAGCTTGAATCTGGCGGTTTCGGCTGGCATGGCCTTGGGCGAAGCACTTAGACAAACAGGACGATTTCCGAAATGA
- the queE gene encoding 7-carboxy-7-deazaguanine synthase, producing MSYAVKERFLTLQGEGVHAGRRAVFVRFAGCNLWTGLERDRTSAICQFCDTDFVGMDGDGGGRFDSAAALAAAVADTWGKGRDSRFVVLTGGEPMLQVDEALIDALHREDFFIAIESNGTLPVPRSIDWICISPKAQSETVQRSGDELKLVWPQQDSDWQDMQGWDFANLLLQPKDAISDPAASQANLEQAITFVQAHPKWRLSLQTHKILGLA from the coding sequence ATGAGCTATGCGGTCAAGGAACGATTTCTGACCCTGCAGGGCGAAGGCGTACACGCCGGTCGTCGTGCTGTATTCGTCCGCTTTGCCGGCTGCAATCTCTGGACCGGACTGGAACGCGATCGCACCAGCGCAATCTGCCAGTTCTGTGATACCGATTTCGTCGGGATGGACGGCGACGGTGGGGGCCGCTTCGACTCGGCCGCCGCTCTGGCTGCGGCTGTCGCCGACACATGGGGGAAGGGACGGGATTCGCGATTCGTGGTGCTGACAGGCGGCGAGCCGATGCTGCAGGTTGACGAGGCGCTGATCGATGCCTTGCACCGTGAAGATTTTTTCATCGCAATCGAATCGAACGGTACACTCCCCGTGCCGCGCTCGATCGACTGGATCTGCATCAGCCCGAAAGCGCAAAGCGAAACGGTGCAGCGGTCCGGCGACGAGTTGAAACTGGTCTGGCCGCAACAGGACAGCGACTGGCAGGACATGCAGGGGTGGGATTTCGCCAACCTGCTATTGCAACCCAAAGATGCAATTTCCGACCCGGCTGCCAGTCAGGCCAATCTCGAACAGGCCATAACATTTGTGCAGGCTCATCCGAAATGGCGCCTGTCACTGCAGACACACAAGATTTTGGGCCTGGCCTGA
- a CDS encoding DUF3617 domain-containing protein — MMKGKKLIKTVSIFAAILSGFAIAAPAQTPGMVLFDGLMSGEWTLKPRGSSGAGKKVCLGNPEMLLQIQHGSANCTRYVIENSPKKLRVSYKCGAAGHGVTEIKRESSSLVQISSQGFRNSDPFSVDFEGRRTGSC, encoded by the coding sequence ATGATGAAAGGCAAGAAACTGATCAAAACTGTCAGCATATTCGCCGCGATCCTGTCGGGCTTTGCAATAGCGGCCCCCGCGCAGACGCCAGGCATGGTCTTGTTTGACGGTCTGATGAGCGGCGAGTGGACGCTGAAACCGCGCGGTTCCAGTGGCGCGGGAAAGAAAGTCTGTCTCGGAAATCCGGAAATGCTGCTGCAGATTCAGCATGGCAGCGCGAACTGCACCCGATATGTTATCGAAAATAGCCCGAAGAAACTCCGGGTCAGTTATAAATGCGGTGCTGCGGGGCATGGCGTAACCGAAATCAAGCGGGAATCCAGCAGTCTGGTTCAGATTTCCTCGCAGGGCTTCCGCAACAGCGATCCCTTCTCCGTCGATTTTGAGGGACGCCGCACCGGCAGCTGCTAG
- a CDS encoding cytochrome b produces the protein MSFPWAKEYTPTTDLGQWMDKQLPLPRFIYNSVGAGYPAPRNLNYMWNFGSLAGLFLVVQIVTGIILAMHYAANANIAFDSVEHIMRDVNSGWMIRYAHANGASFFFIAIYLHIGRGLFYGSYKAPREMLWLLGVVIYLLAMATAFMGYVLPWGQMSFWGAKVITGLFEAIPLVGKPIQELLLGGFAPDNAALNRFFSLHYLLPFVIAGVVIMHIWALHIPGSNNPTGVDVKGPQDTVPFHPYYTAKDGWTIGLALIFFTALMFFLPNALGHADNYIPANPLSTPAHIVPEWYFWPWYAILRAFTFDFLFIPAKLLGVLAMFSAILVWFFLPWLDKSPVRSGNFRPKFKIFFGILVIDVLILGYCGGAPAEEPFVMISQLAAAYYFAHFLIILPLLSRMEKPEPLPNSITESVTGKPLNTAS, from the coding sequence ATGAGCTTTCCTTGGGCAAAAGAATATACACCAACAACTGACCTGGGTCAGTGGATGGACAAGCAGCTGCCGCTGCCACGGTTCATTTATAACAGCGTCGGCGCCGGCTATCCTGCTCCGCGCAACCTGAACTATATGTGGAACTTCGGTTCCCTCGCCGGTCTGTTTCTGGTCGTCCAGATCGTTACCGGCATCATCCTGGCGATGCATTATGCGGCCAACGCAAATATTGCCTTTGATTCCGTCGAACATATCATGCGCGATGTGAACAGCGGCTGGATGATCCGCTATGCACACGCCAATGGTGCTAGCTTCTTCTTTATCGCCATCTATCTGCATATCGGCCGCGGTCTGTTCTACGGCTCCTACAAGGCGCCGCGGGAAATGCTGTGGTTGCTCGGTGTGGTTATCTATCTTCTCGCAATGGCGACCGCTTTCATGGGCTATGTTCTGCCTTGGGGGCAGATGAGTTTCTGGGGTGCCAAGGTGATTACCGGCCTGTTCGAAGCCATTCCACTGGTCGGCAAGCCGATTCAGGAACTGCTGCTTGGCGGTTTCGCGCCGGACAATGCCGCTCTGAACCGCTTCTTCTCGCTCCACTATCTGCTGCCATTCGTCATCGCCGGCGTTGTCATCATGCATATCTGGGCGCTGCACATTCCGGGGTCGAACAACCCGACGGGTGTCGATGTAAAGGGCCCGCAGGATACGGTTCCGTTCCATCCTTATTATACCGCGAAGGACGGCTGGACGATCGGTCTCGCGCTGATATTCTTCACCGCGCTGATGTTCTTCCTGCCGAACGCGCTCGGTCACGCCGACAATTATATTCCGGCGAACCCGCTGTCGACGCCTGCCCACATCGTGCCGGAATGGTATTTCTGGCCCTGGTACGCGATTTTGCGGGCCTTCACATTCGACTTCCTCTTCATTCCGGCGAAACTGCTCGGTGTGCTGGCGATGTTCTCCGCAATTCTGGTATGGTTCTTCCTGCCATGGCTGGACAAATCTCCGGTTCGCTCGGGCAACTTCCGTCCCAAATTCAAGATCTTCTTCGGCATCCTCGTGATTGATGTCCTGATCCTGGGTTATTGCGGCGGTGCACCGGCCGAGGAGCCATTTGTGATGATCAGCCAATTGGCCGCCGCTTATTATTTTGCGCATTTCCTGATCATATTGCCGCTGTTGTCGCGGATGGAAAAGCCTGAGCCTTTGCCGAACAGTATTACGGAATCGGTAACCGGCAAGCCACTCAACACTGCCAGCTAA